GGCGCTGCAGTACGGAGGTGGAGTTGTACAGGTGCACGATCGCCGTTTTGGCGCCAACCAGGGACTCGTAGGTGCGCTCAATCAAGTGCTCGCGAGCCTGTGTCAGGACCTGGATGGTGACGTCATCGGGAATGTGGCCGCCCTCGATCAGCTGGCGGACAAAGTCGAAGTCCGTCTGCGACGCGGAGGGGAAACCCACCTCAATTTCCTTGTAGCCCATCTTAACCAGCAGCTGGAACATCTTCATTTTGCGGCCCGGGCTCATGGGATCGATGAGCGCCTGGTTCCCGTCACGCAGATCCACTGCACACCAGCGCGGAGCCTTGGTGATGACCTTGTCCGGCCAGGTGCGGTCCGGCAGGCTGATGGAGATCTGTTCCCGGAAAGGAACATAGCGGTGTGCCGGCATTCCAGAGGGCTTTTGCATATTTCGCATGGAGGGGACCTTAATCTTGTTCAACAGGTGGGGGCCGGCCAGGGCAACACAAACACCGCAGCGAGGGCGGCCATTGCCAGGTTGATCAGGTCAACGTGGTTGAGGCCTCGCCGCGGCAACTAAGAAGAAGCATTCCAGTGCGCACATTTTTACCCTAACACGGCACGTAGGATGAGAGTGAAAGAGCTCACTAAAGTGCGGGTCGTTGAACAATGTTCGGCACTGGCCGGCATGGCAAGGCAACCCGCTTCACCAAAGCAAAGGGACAGATTCTTTTGACGCACTCCGGTATCAACATCAGCAATATTGACGCCAATGTTCGCCCCCAAGATGACTTGTACGAACATGTCAATGGCAAATGGTTGGCCACAGAGGTCATACCCAGTGACCGCGCCTTGACCGGCTCCTTCATCACCTTGCGGGACGAGTCTGAGGCAGCCGTGAGGACCATCATCGAGAGCGCAGGCGCCGCCGCGGCCCTCCCGGATGCCCAACGCGGCAGCATTGGGGCAAAAATCGGGGACATGTACGCCGGGTTCATGGACGAAGGTGCCGTGGAAGCGGCAGGTGCGGCACCCCTGGCCCCCACATTGAAGGCGATTGACCACGCAACGTCCATGGCCGCCGTCGTGACTTTGATGGGTGAACTGGACAAAAAAGGCGGCAACGGCTTGTTTGGCGGTTATGTAAACAACGACGCCGGCAATCCCGAGCGCGCGCTGCTGCACCTTTACCAGTCGGGCCTGGGCCTGCCGGATGAGTCCTACTACAGGGAAGAGAAGTTCGCCCCGATCCGCACCGCCTACCTGGCTCACGTGCAAACCATGCTGGAGCTGGCAGGTATCGCTGAGGCCGCCAAAAAGGCGGGCAGAATCGTTGCCCTCGAGACCGAGATCGCGGCCACACACCTGGACAAGGTGTCCTTGCGGGATCCTCAAAAGACATACAACTTGATGGACAAGCTTGAGGTCCTGGAGCTTCTTCCCGCCATGGAACTGTGGCTGGACGCACTGGGCGTGAGCGCTGAACAAAGCACCGAAATGGTGGTGGCCACCCCCGAGTTTTTTCGTGGGCAAGCAGCCCTACTGGTTGAGCACCGCCTCGAGGACTGGAAGGCCTGGCTTTCGATGCGCGCCATCTCCGGGGCGGCACCGTACCTGTCCAAGGCGTTCGTTGACGCCAATTTCGCTTTCCACGGCACCACCCTCAGCGGGACCCCGGAAATACGGGAGCGTTGGAAGCGTGGCGTCGCCCTCGTCGAGGGTTCCCTGGGTGAGGCTGTGGGCCAGCTTTATGTGGCCGAGCACTTTCCGCAAGCGCACAAGCAACGCATGGAAATACTCGTTGCAAACCTCATCTCGGCGTACAAGGCAAGCATCACTGAACTAACGTGGATGAGCCCGGAAACCATCGCCAAGGCGTTGGAGAAGCTGGCGGCGTTCACGCCAAAAATTGGCTACCCGTCCAAATGGCGCGACTACTCGAACCTGGAAATCGTCCCCGGTGATCTCATCGGCAACATTGAACGCAGTAACGCCTTCGAACTGGCCCGCCAGCTCGCCAAGATCGGGGCGCCCATTGACCGCGAGGAGTGGTTGATGACCCCGCAAACGGTCAACGCCTACTACAACCCGACGATGAATGAAGTGGTGTTCCCCGCAGCCATCCTGCAGCCGCCGTTCTTTGATGCTGAGGCCGACGACGCCGCCAACTACGGCGGCATCGGCGCCGTGATCGGGCATGAAATTGGCCACGGCTTTGACGACCAGGGCTCCCAGTTCGACGGGAGCGGAGCGCTGCGCAATTGGTGGACGGATGAGGACCGTGCCGCCTTCGAGAAACTGACGGCCAGGCTGGTGGAACAATACAACGCCCTCTCCCCTGCCGCCGCCCCTGACGAAAAGGTCAACGGGGAACTAACACTAGGCGAGAACATTGGGGACCTGGGCGGGCTTGCCATCGGCTACATCGCCTACGAGCTCAGCCTGGCCGGAAGTCCCTCCCCCGTCATCGAAGGGATGAGCGGGCCCGAACGCTTCTTCTTCTCCTGGGCCGAATGCTGGCGAACCAAGATTCGCAGTGAAGAAGCCATTCGGCGCTTGGCCATCGACCCCCACTCGCCCTCTGAATGGCGCTGCAATGCAGTGGTACGCAACCTTGATGTGTTCCATGAAGCCTTTGCCACGACGCCGACGGACGGGCTGTGGATGGAACCGGGTGAGCGGGTGCGCATCTGGTAGGACAAAGGGTAGGACAAAGGAGTGCTCACTGAGCCGCGTATGCAGCACGCATGCGCGGCTCAGTGCTTCTAGAGATCAGTGCTTCTAGTACGTGTAGTAGATCGGGTTGACCTTCAGGCATCCGCCGGTCTGGTCGGCCGTGCTGGCAACTATGTCCTGGGGCACTGTGACCGTGCCAAACTGCACCCCGCTGGTCCAGTCAGTACCCACCAGAAGCTTCACACCCGTCACTGTCGGATCGGCTTGGAGTGCAGTCGGTGGTAGCTTGAACAGCGCCGCCACGTCGGCGGCAACGTCGGCCATGTCGGTGCCGTACAGCACCTTCGTCTCATTCTGGGCCGCGACGTCGCCACTTGACCGCGATGCGTTGAAGCCCGCCGTTGAGAGGGACGCAAGCAATTCAACAGAACGCCCTGCAATTGCCGTCGCGTTCTGGACAGTGATCGGTTGGATCGCCTTGTTGTAGGCGGCAACGGGCGGAGCCACTTCGGCAGGGGTACCGGAGGTTGTGGCGGCTGTGGCGCCCGGCGTTGCAGCACCCTTGGAGGCCTCCGCCGCAGCCGCAGCGCTCTTCGTCAGGGCAGTATCACTGCGCAATGCGGCAAAGAACTGCCCTGCCTCCGGTTCCTTGAGCTGGACACGGTTGTTGTCGCCCGAGTACGCCTCATAGGGGACTGTCACGAAGGAAACGTTGGCCAGGTTGATCTTGGCAAGTCTGTTGGCAACACCGATCATGGCGGGGATATTTGCCAAGCCCTCGTCGATGGTGAGGTTCTTCGTCACCACATCAGCCAGGTTGTACAGTTTGGGCAGGTTGGTTAGCGTTCCCTCGCTCGTGACCTTGCGGGCCATGGAACCGAGGAAATACTGCTGGGCCTTGATGCGGTCCAGGTCGCTGGCATCACCAAAGGAGTGGCGTGTACGTAGGAACGCCAGCGCCTGTTCGCCTTGGACCAGGCTGTTTCCGGCTGGAAGGCGAAGGAAAGACCCGTTGACGTCGTACATGGCGTGGTCAACGCAGACCTCCACTCCCCCCAGCGCCGTGGAGAGTTCCTTGACGGCGGTGAAGTCCGCCAGCATGAAGTGGTCAATGGTCAGCCCTGTGAGGTCATTAATGGCCGCCACGGTACAGCCCGGGCCGGCACCCAGCGCGGCATTAAGCTGGCCACTGCGGCTGCCGTAGACCACCTTTCCCGTCACCGAAGAGACACAGTCCGGGATCGGTACCATCAGGTCGCGGGGGAAACTGGTGATGGACACCTGAGAGTTATCTGCTGAAATATTCATCAGCAACATGACATCCGATTGGCCTTCGCCAGCGGAATCCGCTTCGGTGCCATACTCACCGTTGGCGCCAGCACGCGTGTCCGTGCCCAGGATCAAAACTTGCATGGAGTCGTTGGGCTCTTCGGGGGCCTTGGTTTTGTTCCCGTTGGACACTGCGGCGTTCAACGGCGCCGTGGTGACGTTGTTTTGGAGTTTCATGACGAGGACGCCAGCGGTTCCCAAACCCAAAACGAGGGCACCGCTGAGGGTGACAGCAACGATCTTCAGCCACATCGGCGACTTGCGGCGCCCCCTAAAATGCCGGCCAGCTGGTTCCTGGTTTTCAGGGGTTTCACGACGGGGGGTGCCGGCAGCCTTGGCTGCGGCCGAGTCGGCGCGGCGTCGCCCCATGGATAAACCTTTCGCTGTGAACAAAGAACATGGGTAAGTTTACCGGCCAAATCTGGGAACATCCGCAAAACCGCGTCGGCCACCGAAAAACTGTCCACCACACGTCGGCCAGTTTTTGCCTAGAAAACTAGTTTCTCCCTAGAAACCCAGTTTTACGAGCTGTTTGGGGTCCCGCTGCCAGTCCTTGGCGACCTTCACATGCAGGTCCAGGTAGATCTTGGTTCCCAACAGCGCCTCGATGGCGTGGCGGGCATTGGTACCCACCTCACGTAGGCGTGCCCCGCCCTTTCCGATGATAATTGCCTTCTGTGAGGGACGTTCCACGTAGAGGTTCACGCGGACATCCAACAACTGATTGTCATCACTGCGTCCCTCGCGGGGAACGATTTCCTCAACCACCACTGCGATGGAGTGCGGCAGCTCATCACGAACACCTTCCAGGGCGGCTTCACGGATGAGCTCGGCCACCATGACAGCTTCCGGCTCATCCGTCAGTTCCCCGTCAGGGTAGAGGGCCGGCGAAAGCGGCAGGTACGCGGAGAAAACGCTGGCTAAGGATTCGACCTGAAAATCTTCCACGGCTGAGACGGGGACGATGGCGGCGAACCCGGCCTCGCCCAGCACTTCACGCCCAAGTTTCTCCACGGCGATCAACTGGTCGGTGACAGCTTGCCGGTCAACGGTGTCAGTCTTGGTCACGATGGCCACAACCGCCTGCTTGCCAACGTTGGCGAGTTGCGCGGCGATGTAGCGGTCGCCGGGGCCAATCTTTTCATTGGCTGGCAGGCAGAACCCGATGACATCAACTTCGGAAAGCGTATCTGCCACGAGGTCGTTGAGCCGCTTGCCAAGCAAGGTCCGCGGTCGGTGCAGCCCCGGCGTGTCAACAAGGACCAGCTGGAAGGTGTCGCGATGAACGATCCCGCGAATGGTGTGTCGGGTGGTTTGCGGCTTGGCCGAGGTGATGGCAACCTTGTGCCCCACCAAGGCGTTGGTCAACGTCGATTTTCCTGCGTTGGGGCGGCCAGCCAGCACAGCAAAACCTGCACGGAACCCATCAGCCTTGGGTGATGGCATAGCCAAGCTTCCCTTGTTCTTCTTCATGGTTGCTCCTGTGTGGTTGTTCTGTGAGATAAGTTCCTCGCCGACGCTTCGCCGACGAGGTGGTGCTGTGTAGCTTCAGTTTCCGGGGTACTGCCATTTTCCGGGGTACCGCCATTTTCCGTGCCTGGCCCCGGGCTGGCAACGACCAGGCTTGCAACCACGTGACTGACCCGGTTGCGGGCCGGTTCCATGCGCTCCGCTACAAGACGAATTCCGGAGACGTTCACCGTACTTCCCACGGTGGGGAGCCGGCCCAAGTGCTTGGCGAACAGGCCTCCCACGGTGTCCACCTCGTCGTCGTCGAGTTCCTTCCCGAAAAGCTCACCAAAGTCCTCAACACCCATGCGGGTGCGGATCAGATACAGCCCCTCGCCCAGTCCTTGAACGTCCGGGGACACTGAGTCGTATTCATCGGCGATCTCGCCCACAATCTCCTCGATCAGGTCCTCCAACGTCACAAGGCCGGCAGTACCGCCATACTCGTCTACCACGATGGCCACGTGCGTTGACTCGCCTTGCAATTCTTTCAAAAGCTCATCGACCGGCTTTGACTCAGGAACATAGCGGACGCTGCGGGCCAGGTTCTCCACGGCCGGGCGCGGATCGTCCTGACCGAGGCGGTGCAGTGTTGCCACGAGGTCCTTCAGATACAGGATGCCCAGAATGTGGTCCGTGTCGTCGCCGATGACAGGCACCCGCGAAAAACCGGAGTCAAGAAATACGTCCATGGCATCGTCAAGGCTGGAGCCTTGTTCAATGCTGCGAATGTCCATGCGCGGGACCATGACCGCCCTCACCCGGGTTTCACCGAGGTCAAAAACGCTGTGGATTAGCTCCGCCTCGCTGTCCTCGATCATTTCTGAATCGCTGGCCCGGTCAACGAATTCACGAAATTCCTCTTCCGTGACAAAGGCGTCGTCGTGCCCGGGTGCATCTTTGGCGACAGCGGCCCCAATCGCCAGGAACCAGCCAGGAACAGGGCCAAGAATCCGGAACAGGAAGTGCACCGCCCAGGCGCTGCGGCGCACAAGTGCCCCCGCATATAACCGGCCAAGGCGGCGCGGTGAAACACCCACCAAAATGAAACTGATGGCCGCCATGACCACTGTGGCGAACAACCCGGCTATCCAGACGTTTCCCATGACTTCAAGGAGAAACAAGGCAACAGCCACAGCCGCCGCCATCTCGAACCAGACACGCCAGAACCGCAGCGCATTCAGGTGCAGCGCTGGTTCCTGCAAGATCTTCGCCAAGGATGTTCCCCTGCTGTGTGCCGACGCGTCTTCTGCGTCGTGCCGGGGAAAAAAGCTCAGTGCCGACTCAATGGCTGTCAGCACTGCGGCGATGGCCATGAAGATGATCCCCATGACCGGCAGTAAGACGGCCGTCACTTCATTGTCTCCCGCGGGGCTTCCTTGCCCAAGTAGCTGGAGAGCAGCTCACGCTGCAGCCCGAACATCTCTTCCTTATCCTCGGGCTCGGCGTGATCATAGCCGAGGAGGTGAAGAATCCCGTGGGTCGTCAGCAGTAAAAGCTCCTCTTCCATGGAGTGGCCTGCGGCAACTGCTTGTTCCTGCGCCACGACCGGGCACAGGACGATGTCTCCGAGGAGACCGGCGGGGGTGGGCGCCTCCGGGGTCCCCGGGCGCAACTCATCCATCGGGAAAGAAAGCACATCGGTAGGTCCGGGCTCGTCCATCCACTCGAGGTGGAGTTTTTCCATGTTTTCTACGTCGGCCATGATGATTGAAACTTCAGTTTCGGGGTGTACATGCATTTGTGTCAGGATGTGCCGAATAAGCTTGACGATCTCCTCCTCACGTACTTCAACGCCGGATTCATTATTGATTTCGATGCTCATCGGGTGGTGTGGTCCTTGTGTGTCTGGTGGTTTGTGGAGGGGATGGAAGGGTGGATGCCAGCGCTAGCGTTGCCGGCGTCCTCGTCGTTGGTGGTGGTGTGGGGGCGTACGAGAGTGTGGTGCGCCTCATCCCAGTCGTTGTAGGCACTGACGATCGCGCCCACCAACCGGTGACGGACCACGTCGGTGGCATCAAGGATGGAGAAGTGGATCTCATCCACTGATTGCAGAATTTCCTCCACCACCCGCAGGCCCGATTTGATCCCAGTGGGCAAGTCCACCTGGGTGATGTCGCCGGTGACAACAATCTTGGACCCGAAGCCCAGTCTTGTCAGAAACATTTTCATTTGTTCAGCTGTGGTGTTCTGCGCCTCGTCCAAAATGATGAAGGCGTCGTTGAGGGTGCGCCCCCGCATATAGGCAAGAGGGGCCACTTCAATGGTGCCGGCAGCCATGAGCCGGGGGATTGTCTCGGGATCCATCATGTCGTGTAAGGCGTCATAGAGGGGCCGCAGATAGGGGTCAATCTTATCGTTGAGAGTTCCGGGCAAGAAGCCCAGCCGCTCCCCTGCCTCCACTGCGGGGCGGGTGAGGATGATGCGGCTGACATCTTTACGTTGCAACGCCTGGACCGCCTTGGCCATGGCTAGGTAAGTCTTACCGGTACCGGCCGGGCCGATGCCGAATACCACTGTGTTGGCGTCAATGGCGTCGACATAGTTCTTTTGATTCAACGTCTTGGGACGGATGGTGCGGCCCCGTGAGGAGAGGATGTCCTGGGTGAGAATATCAACCACTGAGGCCTCGGGACGGGCCTTTAGCATGGTAACCAGTTGTTCCCACAGCGCGCCATCCATGGTGACGTGCCGGGCGACCATCGCTCTGGCCTCCTCCATCAGATGCATGATACGCGGAACGGTGGCACTGGGTCCGGTAATGGACAGGACATTGCCCCGGGCAAGGAACGCCACATGCGGGTACAACCCCTCAACAGTGCGCAGGCCCTCATCCTGGGTTCCTAGCGTGGCCACCATTTGATCGGTGGAGGAAAAGTGCACCACCTCAGTGCGTGTTCCGTCCACGGAATGTGGGAATGGCTGTCCATTGCCGCCCTCGGAAAAGTCATCGTGGCGGCTATCTATTGTCTCTGGCATAAGTGCGGCCGTCCCAGGCCTGTGATCTCTCCTTACGTAGTACCGGTTCTCACCGGTTCCCGGAGCCCTTGCTCCTGCTTTCAATCTTAGTCCACGTAATCGTCGGCGAAGCAGGACGCAAATGCTTGAAGGTCTCTTTAGTGTTTCAATACGGTTTCAGTTCATGCAGATTTGTAAGATACCAGCCAATTGGGCTGGTCAATATGCCAAGCTATTGGAGGTTCAAAGCATGTGGGGAGGCTTGGAACGCCCTCGCGGCCGTGTCTCGGCCATCAGAACTCTCAAGGCGAATTGAGCTTGTTATTCCTATGTCAGCACTGCCCCGAACCCCGCGAGAGAGTGCCGACGTGCCCGCTCGCCTGTTGCAAGGCAGTGGCCCTTCCCTTTTTCCCAGGGTTCGACGGCGTGGACGCTGGCTGGGCGTTGTAGCAACTGCCATTGTTACCACCGTATCTTTGGGTGCCTGCTCGGGCGGATCAGGTGGCCACGACGCCGTCATGCCTGCCCCAGGGAACGTGTCGGCAAGCAACCTGGTCACCAGTGCCCCCTTGGAGACAGCCGCCACCAGCGCTACGATCCCGGTGTACTGGCTTGGTCACAGCAATGAGGCCGTCTATCTTTACCGTGAGTTCATGCCCGCTGTCACGCTTGATGACCCCATAGTTGCCTCCCTGCGGGCCATGATGACGAGAAAGCCCGCGGATCCCGACTACTTCTCCGTGTGGAATCCTCCGTCCCGCCTGGGTGCGTCGATCTCTGCCAAGAACGCCATCACCGTTGATGTCTCGGCGGATGCTTTTGGCCAGAAAGTTGACCAGGGCATCGCCGACCGGGCCGTGGCGCAGTTGGTCTACACGGCCACCGCGGCAGCCGCCATGGCCGGGCTCATCGATTCCTCCTCAGCCGTCCAGGTGTCAGTGCTAGTAGACGGGCACACCGGATACAACGCATTTGACCACGTCCGGCTGAGCAAGCCGCTGACCCGGGATTCGGGCTTTGTGGCCCCCGTGTGGATCATCGATCCTGCCGAAGGCGCAGCGGCCAACGGTACTCCCCTGAAAGTCACGGGGCAGGGGGCCTCCCCCACCGGAGCACTCCAGTGGTCGCTGTCCCCCGTCACTGCCGGGCAGGCTGAGGGCGTATATCTTTCCGGCGGTGTTAGTGTCCCGGCGGGGCCCGGCGTCCTGGGAAGCTACGGATTCGAGGCCAACCCGATTCCAGGAACCTATCTGCTCTCCGTCTACATTCGCGATCCCAGCTCACCTGGAAAGCAGATTGACCCCGACACGAAGCTAGTGACCGTCACCGGCCCCTAGCTGCTACCAGCGGCCTATTTCCTGGCTGAGGAGTACGACGGCGGCGGGACCGGCCGTTGAGGACCTCAGGACATGCTTTCCCAACAGCGCTGTGCGTGCGCCAGCCGCGAGGAAAGCCTGAACTTCGCCTGCGCTCATGCCGCCCTCAGGACCCACGATCATCACGATCCTGCTGCGGTCACGATCAGGTGCCTGCGCCCGCCAGCCGCGCACCACATCGGGCAGGGTGTCAACGGCGTCCTCGTGCAGGATCAAGGCCAGCTGAGCCGAACCGATCAACTCGACCACGCCTTGGGTGCCCACTAACTCGCCCACCCACGGAACGTGTGCACGGCGCGCCTGTTTGGCAGCCATGGAAACCACATTGCGCCACTTCACCGGGCCCTTGAGCGCCTTGTCCATCTTCCACCGCACAATAGAACGTTCGCCCTGCCAGGGAACCACCCCGTCAACACCCAATTCGGTGGCCGTCTCGACAGCCAACTCATCCCTGTCGCCCTTGGCGAGGGCCTGGACCAGGACAAGCTCAAACCGTTCATTCTCCGGTGCCATGACGTGCTCGACACGGACAGTAAGAACGCCGGCCTCGGAGCCGGTGACGGTACAGGCCAACCGCAAGCCGGCGCCGTCGCACAGGTCAACAGGTTCCCCGGGCAGCAGCCTTTTGACGGTGACAGCATGGCGTCCTTCGGCACCGCCAAGGCTGAACGAGGCCCCCGCGGACAGGTCCGCGAGCTCTTTTACTTCGGCGTAGAAGACGGGATTGCTCATGGGGCTTAGAGGTTGCCGAGTTTGTCGCGTAACTTGGCGAACATGCCACCACTGCTGACAAGCTTGCCCGCGGTGAACGTTTCCCCGCGCAATGCTGCCAGCTGCTTGAGTAGTTCCTCTTGGGCTGCATCTGGCTTGGTAGGTGTCTCCACGTGGATGTGCACCTTCAGGTCCCCGCGACCGTAGCCGCGCAGATGCGTGACACCGAGGTTGCG
This region of Arthrobacter alpinus genomic DNA includes:
- a CDS encoding M13 family metallopeptidase, with product MTHSGINISNIDANVRPQDDLYEHVNGKWLATEVIPSDRALTGSFITLRDESEAAVRTIIESAGAAAALPDAQRGSIGAKIGDMYAGFMDEGAVEAAGAAPLAPTLKAIDHATSMAAVVTLMGELDKKGGNGLFGGYVNNDAGNPERALLHLYQSGLGLPDESYYREEKFAPIRTAYLAHVQTMLELAGIAEAAKKAGRIVALETEIAATHLDKVSLRDPQKTYNLMDKLEVLELLPAMELWLDALGVSAEQSTEMVVATPEFFRGQAALLVEHRLEDWKAWLSMRAISGAAPYLSKAFVDANFAFHGTTLSGTPEIRERWKRGVALVEGSLGEAVGQLYVAEHFPQAHKQRMEILVANLISAYKASITELTWMSPETIAKALEKLAAFTPKIGYPSKWRDYSNLEIVPGDLIGNIERSNAFELARQLAKIGAPIDREEWLMTPQTVNAYYNPTMNEVVFPAAILQPPFFDAEADDAANYGGIGAVIGHEIGHGFDDQGSQFDGSGALRNWWTDEDRAAFEKLTARLVEQYNALSPAAAPDEKVNGELTLGENIGDLGGLAIGYIAYELSLAGSPSPVIEGMSGPERFFFSWAECWRTKIRSEEAIRRLAIDPHSPSEWRCNAVVRNLDVFHEAFATTPTDGLWMEPGERVRIW
- a CDS encoding LCP family protein; this encodes MGRRRADSAAAKAAGTPRRETPENQEPAGRHFRGRRKSPMWLKIVAVTLSGALVLGLGTAGVLVMKLQNNVTTAPLNAAVSNGNKTKAPEEPNDSMQVLILGTDTRAGANGEYGTEADSAGEGQSDVMLLMNISADNSQVSITSFPRDLMVPIPDCVSSVTGKVVYGSRSGQLNAALGAGPGCTVAAINDLTGLTIDHFMLADFTAVKELSTALGGVEVCVDHAMYDVNGSFLRLPAGNSLVQGEQALAFLRTRHSFGDASDLDRIKAQQYFLGSMARKVTSEGTLTNLPKLYNLADVVTKNLTIDEGLANIPAMIGVANRLAKINLANVSFVTVPYEAYSGDNNRVQLKEPEAGQFFAALRSDTALTKSAAAAAEASKGAATPGATAATTSGTPAEVAPPVAAYNKAIQPITVQNATAIAGRSVELLASLSTAGFNASRSSGDVAAQNETKVLYGTDMADVAADVAALFKLPPTALQADPTVTGVKLLVGTDWTSGVQFGTVTVPQDIVASTADQTGGCLKVNPIYYTY
- the era gene encoding GTPase Era translates to MKKNKGSLAMPSPKADGFRAGFAVLAGRPNAGKSTLTNALVGHKVAITSAKPQTTRHTIRGIVHRDTFQLVLVDTPGLHRPRTLLGKRLNDLVADTLSEVDVIGFCLPANEKIGPGDRYIAAQLANVGKQAVVAIVTKTDTVDRQAVTDQLIAVEKLGREVLGEAGFAAIVPVSAVEDFQVESLASVFSAYLPLSPALYPDGELTDEPEAVMVAELIREAALEGVRDELPHSIAVVVEEIVPREGRSDDNQLLDVRVNLYVERPSQKAIIIGKGGARLREVGTNARHAIEALLGTKIYLDLHVKVAKDWQRDPKQLVKLGF
- a CDS encoding hemolysin family protein, producing the protein MTAVLLPVMGIIFMAIAAVLTAIESALSFFPRHDAEDASAHSRGTSLAKILQEPALHLNALRFWRVWFEMAAAVAVALFLLEVMGNVWIAGLFATVVMAAISFILVGVSPRRLGRLYAGALVRRSAWAVHFLFRILGPVPGWFLAIGAAVAKDAPGHDDAFVTEEEFREFVDRASDSEMIEDSEAELIHSVFDLGETRVRAVMVPRMDIRSIEQGSSLDDAMDVFLDSGFSRVPVIGDDTDHILGILYLKDLVATLHRLGQDDPRPAVENLARSVRYVPESKPVDELLKELQGESTHVAIVVDEYGGTAGLVTLEDLIEEIVGEIADEYDSVSPDVQGLGEGLYLIRTRMGVEDFGELFGKELDDDEVDTVGGLFAKHLGRLPTVGSTVNVSGIRLVAERMEPARNRVSHVVASLVVASPGPGTENGGTPENGSTPETEATQHHLVGEASARNLSHRTTTQEQP
- the ybeY gene encoding rRNA maturation RNase YbeY, which translates into the protein MSIEINNESGVEVREEEIVKLIRHILTQMHVHPETEVSIIMADVENMEKLHLEWMDEPGPTDVLSFPMDELRPGTPEAPTPAGLLGDIVLCPVVAQEQAVAAGHSMEEELLLLTTHGILHLLGYDHAEPEDKEEMFGLQRELLSSYLGKEAPRETMK
- a CDS encoding PhoH family protein — protein: MPETIDSRHDDFSEGGNGQPFPHSVDGTRTEVVHFSSTDQMVATLGTQDEGLRTVEGLYPHVAFLARGNVLSITGPSATVPRIMHLMEEARAMVARHVTMDGALWEQLVTMLKARPEASVVDILTQDILSSRGRTIRPKTLNQKNYVDAIDANTVVFGIGPAGTGKTYLAMAKAVQALQRKDVSRIILTRPAVEAGERLGFLPGTLNDKIDPYLRPLYDALHDMMDPETIPRLMAAGTIEVAPLAYMRGRTLNDAFIILDEAQNTTAEQMKMFLTRLGFGSKIVVTGDITQVDLPTGIKSGLRVVEEILQSVDEIHFSILDATDVVRHRLVGAIVSAYNDWDEAHHTLVRPHTTTNDEDAGNASAGIHPSIPSTNHQTHKDHTTR
- a CDS encoding GerMN domain-containing protein is translated as MPAPGNVSASNLVTSAPLETAATSATIPVYWLGHSNEAVYLYREFMPAVTLDDPIVASLRAMMTRKPADPDYFSVWNPPSRLGASISAKNAITVDVSADAFGQKVDQGIADRAVAQLVYTATAAAAMAGLIDSSSAVQVSVLVDGHTGYNAFDHVRLSKPLTRDSGFVAPVWIIDPAEGAAANGTPLKVTGQGASPTGALQWSLSPVTAGQAEGVYLSGGVSVPAGPGVLGSYGFEANPIPGTYLLSVYIRDPSSPGKQIDPDTKLVTVTGP
- a CDS encoding 16S rRNA (uracil(1498)-N(3))-methyltransferase is translated as MSNPVFYAEVKELADLSAGASFSLGGAEGRHAVTVKRLLPGEPVDLCDGAGLRLACTVTGSEAGVLTVRVEHVMAPENERFELVLVQALAKGDRDELAVETATELGVDGVVPWQGERSIVRWKMDKALKGPVKWRNVVSMAAKQARRAHVPWVGELVGTQGVVELIGSAQLALILHEDAVDTLPDVVRGWRAQAPDRDRSRIVMIVGPEGGMSAGEVQAFLAAGARTALLGKHVLRSSTAGPAAVVLLSQEIGRW